Proteins from a genomic interval of Debaryomyces hansenii CBS767 chromosome E complete sequence:
- a CDS encoding DEHA2E03498p (similar to uniprot|P69851 Saccharomyces cerevisiae YDR320ca) has product MENPHEQVQNALLSRIISNMENLNESIVTMNKSLQDINRGNMDTEMVAQMWENYSKNSEFNLEATGQKKDPI; this is encoded by the exons ATGGAGAATCCACACGAACAGGTCCAGAACGCGTTGTTGTCACGTATTATCAGCAATATG GAAAACTTGAATGAGTCGATTGTCACAATGAATAAATCATTACAAGACATAAATAGAGGGAATATGGACACAGAGATGGTAGCACAGATGTGGGAAAACTATTCCAAGAACTctgaattcaatttagaAGCCACGGGACAGAAAAAGGACCCTATATGA
- a CDS encoding DEHA2E03520p (highly similar to uniprot|Q6Q547 Saccharomyces cerevisiae YHR072W-A NOP10 Constituent of small nucleolar ribonucleoprotein particles containing H/ACA-type snoRNAs which are required for pseudouridylation and processing of pre-18S rRNA), with amino-acid sequence MHLMYTLGPDGKRVYTLNKTTSDGEITKSAHPARFSPDDKYSRQRVTLKKRFGLLPTQ; translated from the coding sequence ATGCATTTAATGTACACATTAGGGCCAGACGGCAAGAGAGTCTACACTTTAAACAAAACCACTTCAGATGGTGAAATTACCAAGTCTGCTCATCCAGCCAGATTTTCACCAGATGACAAATATTCCAGACAAAGAGTTACCTTGAAGAAGAGATTTGGTTTATTACCAACCCAATAG
- a CDS encoding DEHA2E03542p (weakly similar to uniprot|Q06677 Saccharomyces cerevisiae YDR320C SWA2 auxilin-like protein) — protein MAPPPKKDAFADLFQSANSGSNGSLNDKNLSLLERQRKQQSPAVNKSNYSQNSFSNLDIFGGSPASNSSVGSVNQSRSSTPNQSNDPFSIFEKPQATEPIRAGRPSAPVPETTNSISNTVIGGKNKHEVSLLDDEFTDAFTPEPETAEQLTDTKRGSKSETGTRPSVNNGAKSTEQVSGSRMQDRPSSRTSSRTSARSTESEYRQSKPKSSTDARDTTLAELVDIGFSIEQSNEAIDEVGLDLQTCVNFIMGGGKKKTKKKEATNRPIHDDRDLSNDLGAKINDFSSDFFNKASLFINNSRNTVMKNIEQFQHHSKSDQNDGESSLPAWMKSQHMYKEDAAERKANGGVSENYGSDEENIDHEAINEFITSQKLKDKEKQRARYEHLKGLAKNQISGSSNTSNSQSGRSSPIKHPDLPQRPSSQPQSGPPRNEQKRQTTSIQPKAKQPSQPVVNEVDLLGMNHKSSHIKSQGKSSGGRIEHTFVSTPLNQFHASDYETSKDKATESFRVGDYDTAHVAYTKCLESLPEKHELRLVINSNLALTLIKTGNYKQAKTCCDEALQLVTEDDLQDYAYLINEKTIKSWYIKLLSRKAESLEMLESFPEALESYMELISKYGVTDKKIMDGRRRVNHIVNPPKPKPRTASPEKAPSKAKTTTQTESTDNLRRIQKQHEDTKKQEEMKFNLHDDIQARIFSWSNGKEDNIRTLLMSLDDIIPSKLGLPFATTKKLTINDLMLPKKVKINYMKVISSIHPDKLINLELEDKMVCEAVFITLNKAWDIFKEQNGMN, from the coding sequence ATGGCACCCCCACCTAAAAAAGATGCATTTGCCGATTTATTTCAATCGGCGAATTCGGGATCAAACGGTTCACTTAACGATAAGAATCTCAGTCTCTTAGAAagacaaagaaaacaaCAGAGTCCGGCTGTAAACAAGTCAAATTATTCGCAAAATAGCTTTTCGAATTTGGATATATTTGGTGGGAGTCCAGCGAGCAATTCGAGTGTAGGATCGGTCAATCAATCGAGATCATCGACACCAAATCAGTCGAATGACCCGTTTTCGATCTTTGAGAAACCCCAGGCCACGGAGCCAATTAGGGCCGGCAGACCATCGGCGCCAGTGCCAGAGACGACGAATAGTATATCCAATACGGTAATAGGTGGAAAAAACAAGCATGAGGTGTCATTGTTGGACGATGAGTTTACTGATGCATTCACGCCGGAGCCAGAGACTGCAGAGCAACTCACCGACACCAAAAGAGGTTCGAAATCAGAAACTGGGACTAGACCTAGTGTAAACAACGGAGCCAAGCTGACAGAACAGGTGTCTGGCTCGAGGATGCAAGATAGACCTAGTTCCAGGACAAGTTCTAGGACACTGGCTAGATCGACCGAATCCGAATACAGACAGTCCAAACCCAAATCTTCTACTGATGCCAGAGATACAACGCTAGCGGAGCTTGTGGACATTGGATTCTCGATTGAACAATCGAACGAAGCTATTGATGAGGTAGGCCTCGATCTTCAAACCTGTGTCAATTTTATAATGGGTGGAGGAAAaaagaagacgaagaagaaggaagcAACTAATAGACCAATCCACGATGATAGAGACTTGAGTAACGATCTTGGCGCTAAAATAAACGACTTTTCATCagatttctttaataaggcatctttatttataaataattcaagaaaCACAGTGATGAAGAACATCGAACAGTTTCAACACCATTCAAAATCGGACCAGAATGACGGAGAAAGCTCATTACCGGCATGGATGAAATCTCAGCATATGTATAAAGAGGATGCGGCGGAAAGAAAGGCAAATGGAGGTGTATCGGAAAACTATGGGTCGGATGAAGAGAATATCGACCACGAGGctattaatgaattcattacGTCGCAAAAACTAAAGGATAAGGAAAAACAAAGGGCTCGCTACGAGCATCTCAAGGGGCTTGCAAAGAATCAGATAAGTGGATCCTCTAATACTTCGAATTCACAACTGGGTAGATCATCGCCAATAAAACATCCTGACTTACCACAGAGGCCATCACTGCAACCTCAAAGTGGTCCACCTCGTAATGAACAAAAGCGTCAAACTACCAGTATTCAACCAAAAGCCAAGCAACCAAGCCAACCAGTTGTGaatgaagttgatttaCTAGGTATGAACCATAAATCAAGCCACATTAAGAGTCAAGGCAAATCGTCTGGTGGGAGAATTGAGCATACATTTGTCCTGACTCCATTGAACCAGTTCCACGCTTCAGATTACGAGACCTCCAAGGATAAGGCTACCGAGCTGTTCAGGGTAGGTGATTATGATACGGCGCACGTAGCTTATACAAAATGTTTAGAGTCGTTGCCAGAAAAGCATGAGTTGAGACTAGttatcaattcaaatttgGCTTTGACGTTGATTAAGACTGGAAACTATAAGCAAGCCAAAACGTGTTGCGATGAAGCGCTTCAATTGGTAACGGAAGACGATTTACAAGACTATGCATATTTGATCAATGAAAAGACGATCAAGTCTTGGTACATTAAATTACTTTCAAGGAAGGCTGAGAGTTTAGAAATGTTAGAATCATTCCCGGAAGCATTAGAAAGCTATATGGAATTAATCTCCAAATATGGAGTGACAGacaaaaaaattatggACGGTAGAAGACGGGTCAATCATATTGTGAACCCACCAAAACCTAAGCCAAGAACGGCCAGTCCAGAAAAGGCTCCATCTAAAGCAAAGACAACCACACAAACGGAAAGCACTGACAACTTGCGTCGTATACAAAAACAACACGAAGATACTAAGAAGCAAGAGGAAATGAAGTTCAATCTTCACGACGATATCCAAGCACGTATTTTCTCATGGAGTAATGGTAAAGAGGATAATATCCGGACCTTGCTTATGTCGTTGGACGATATCATTCCTTCAAAATTAGGACTTCCTTTTGCCACGACTAAAAAGTTGACCATTAACGATTTAATGTTACCCAAAAAGGTTAAGATAAACTACATGAAGGTTATTAGTTCGATCCATCCCGACAAGTTAATTAACTTAGAGTTGGAAGATAAAATGGTCTGCGAGGCCGTCTTCATCACCTTGAACAAGGCATGGGATATCTTTAAGGAACAGAACGGGATGAACTAA
- a CDS encoding DEHA2E03564p (similar to uniprot|Q03559 Saccharomyces cerevisiae YMR295C) — protein MAIFRSKSSKKDDSHEGEVRFSKQDFDSYKMTTNNMHDPILSAVNEAQPFEQAAQHDAQRRPSYLSQESAELKDIFGNNIRQADISNPTRSRNERPLDTIRTFEYAITGDPTYKDQMETQRLGWGFHEDFSYHNMGARDANATGTGEFERPVINFGASDDQGVYQAPNYSATSLQPEAKKKKKGLFGRKKK, from the coding sequence ATGGCTATTTTCAGATCCAAATCCTCCAAGAAGGACGATTCTCACGAAGGAGAAGTTAGATTTTCAAAACAAGACTTTGATTCATACAAAATGACCACGAACAACATGCACGATCCGATTTTATCGGCCGTGAACGAAGCACAACCATTCGAACAAGCAGCACAACATGATGCCCAAAGAAGACCATCGTACTTATCACAAGAATCAGCCGAATTAAAGGACATCTTTGGAAACAACATCAGACAAGCTGATATTTCGAATCCAACCAGATCAAGAAACGAAAGACCTTTGGACACGATCCGGACGTTTGAATACGCCATCACAGGGGACCCTACTTACAAAGACCAAATGGAAACACAAAGATTAGGATGGGGATTCCATGAAGACTTTTCATACCACAATATGGGCGCCAGAGACGCGAATGCTACTGGTACAGGAGAATTTGAGAGACCTGTCATCAACTTTGGTGCCAGTGATGACCAAGGAGTGTACCAGGCCCCTAACTACAGTGCAACATCGTTGCAACCGGAAgctaagaagaagaagaagggGTTATTTGGTCGTAAGAAGAAATAG
- a CDS encoding DEHA2E03586p (similar to uniprot|P16892 Saccharomyces cerevisiae YBL016W FUS3 Mitogen-activated protein kinase involved in mating pheromone response): MNNEQPPPQQAHTRQISFNVSDHYQILEVVGEGAYGIVCSAIHKPTNQKVAIKKIEPFERSMLCLRTLRELKLLKHFNHENIISILAIQRPINFNLFNEIYLIQELMETDLHRVIKTQKLSDDHIQYFIYQTLRALKTMHSANVLHRDLKPSNLLLNSNCDLKICDFGLARSIASSEDNFGFMTEYVATRWYRAPEIMLTFQEYTTAIDVWSVGCILAEMLVGRPLFPGRDYHNQLWLIIEVLGTPNMEDYYNIKSKRAREYIRSLPFVKKVPFANLFNSEAINPLAIDLLENLLVFNPAKRITVDNALNHPYLNIYHDPNDEPISEKIPEDFFDFDKRKDELSIEDLKKLLYDEIMKPL, translated from the coding sequence ATGAACAATGAACAACCACCACCACAACAGGCTCACACGAGACAAATTTCGTTCAACGTGTCAGACCACTATCAGATTCTCGAAGTGGTAGGTGAAGGGGCATATGGGATCGTTTGCTCAGCTATCCACAAGCCTACAAACCAGAAGGTTGCTATAAAGAAAATCGAGCCATTTGAAAGGTCGATGCTATGCCTTCGGACCCTTCGAGAGTTGAAGTTGCTTAAACATTTCAATCATGAAAACATTATTTCTATCCTTGCCATACAGCGACCTATCAACTTCAACTTATTTAACGAAATCTACTTGATTCAGGAGCTTATGGAGACTGATTTACACAGGGTTATCAAGACGCAGAAGCTAAGTGACGATCACATCCAGTACTTTATTTATCAGACATTGCGGGCATTGAAGACCATGCACCTGGCAAATGTATTGCATCGAGACTTGAAGCCTTCGAACTTGTTGTTGAACTCCAACTGTGATTTGAAGATCTGTGACTTTGGATTGGCTCGATCCATTGCGTCCAGCGAGGATAACTTTGGATTTATGACTGAGTATGTGGCCACAAGGTGGTATAGGGCCCCAGAAATCATGTTAACGTTCCAGGAATATACTACTGCCATTGACGTGTGGTCTGTGGGATGTATTTTGGCTGAAATGTTGGTGGGAAGACCGTTGTTTCCGGGGAGAGACTACCATAACCAACTTTGGCTTATCATAGAGGTATTGGGAACACCTAACATGGAAGACTACTATAATATTAAGCTGAAACGTGCTCGAGAATATATTCGTTCGTTACCCTTCGTGAAGAAGGTTCCATTTGCAAACTTGTTCAACAGTGAGGCCATTAACCCATTAGCTATCGACTTATTGGAAAACTTGTTGGTATTTAATCCGGCGAAGAGAATAACAGTGGACAATGCATTGAACCACCCATACCTTAATATATACCACGACCCGAACGACGAGCCGATCTCTGAAAAGATCCCCGaagatttctttgatttcgaTAAACGTAAAGATGAgttatcaattgaagacTTGAAGAAACTTCTCTATGATGAAATTATGAAACCGttataa
- a CDS encoding DEHA2E03608p (similar to uniprot|P32803 Saccharomyces cerevisiae YGL200C), which yields MKLSVVALTLMSLFLTMIEAHNVLLPPYGKHCFFENLKKNDELAITTPNGQVVLKRTDLDHGDEQVKAQTSGKYQYCFSNEKTSRVDLDVSFNIHGVVYVDVNDPKADSLDYAIQRMSQLTNDVKAEQTYLVIRERTHRNTAESTNSRVKWWSVFQVLVVAANSVFQIYYLKRFFEVKSVV from the exons ATGAAGTTGTCTGTTGTAGCATTGACTTTAATGTCATTGTTCCTTACAATGATCGAAGCTCACAATGTGTTATTGCCCCCATACGGAAAGCACTGCTTCTTCgaaaacttgaagaagaacGACGAGTTGGCA ATCACGACGCCTAACGGCCAAGTGGTGTTGAAGAGAACAGATTTGGATCACGGGGACGAGCAAGTAAAGGCCCAGACATCCGGAAAGTACCAGTACTGTTTCTCCAACGAAAAGACAAGTCGTGTCGACTTGGATGTTTCCTTCAATATCCATGGGGTTGTCTATGTCGACGTCAATGACCCTAAGGCCGACTCGTTGGACTACGCAATCCAAAGAATGAGCCAATTGACTAACGACGTTAAGGCCGAACAAACTTATCTTGTCATCAGAGAAAGAACTCACAGAAATACTGCAGAATCTACCAACTCGAGGGTTAAATGGTGGTCGGTATTCCAGGTCTTAGTGGTTGCGGCCAATTCGGTCTTCCAAATCTACTACTTGAAGCGTTTCTTCGAGGTCAAATCGGTAGTTTAG
- a CDS encoding DEHA2E03630p (similar to uniprot|P23542 Saccharomyces cerevisiae YLR027C AAT2 Cytosolic aspartate aminotransferase involved in nitrogen metabolism): MSKYFSSIKELPPDPLFGLKARYTADDRSDKVDLGIGAYRDNNGKPWILPAVRKAEVKLVNSEEYNHEYLSISGYQPFLTESAKVILGNNSAAIKESRVTSQQSLSGTGALHLAGAFLKEFFTTESKKAPTVYLSNPTWANHNQIFTSLGLQVEKYPYWDNDTKSLNLKGFLSTIQEAPKNSIFVLHACAHNPTGLDATKEQWEEILEALAKNEHLALYDSAYQGFASGNLDNDGFAVRLAVDSKKLKTPIVICQSFAKNCGMYGERVGAIHVIPAENDKSLNNAIKSQLNKLTRSEISNPPAYGAKVVATILTDSELRQQWEDDLVTMSSRINKMRTRLRDLLTNQYSTPGNWDHIVSQSGMFSFTGLTPDMVSRLEKNHGIYLVSSGRASVAGLNDGNVEQVAKAIDEVVRFYSKSKL; encoded by the coding sequence AtgtcaaaatatttttcaagtattaaagaattaccTCCAGATCCATTATTTGGGTTGAAAGCTAGATACACGGCCGATGACCGTTCAGATAAAGTAGATTTGGGAATCGGTGCTTATAGAGATAATAACGGGAAGCCATGGATATTACCAGCGGTTAGAAAGGCAGAAGTGAAGTTGGTTAACTCGGAAGAATACAACCACGAGTATTTATCGATTTCGGGGTATCAGCCATTTTTGACCGAGAGTGCTAAAGTTATTTTGGGAAACAACTCAGCTGCCATCAAGGAATCAAGAGTGACCAGTCAACAATCGTTGTCTGGTACCGGGGCTTTGCACTTGGCTGGAGCCTTTTTGAAGGAATTTTTCACCACTGAATCGAAGAAAGCTCCAACGGTGTACTTATCGAATCCTACGTGGGCCAACCATAACCAAATTTTCACTAGTTTGGGTTTGCAGGTAGAGAAGTATCCATACTGGGACAATGATACCAAATCATTGAACTTGAAGGGGTTCTTGTCGACTATTCAAGAAGCACCTAAGAACTCGATTTTTGTGTTGCATGCGTGTGCCCATAATCCTACTGGACTCGATGCCACCAAGGAGCAATGGGAGGAAATTCTCGAAGCATTGGCCAAGAATGAACACTTAGCATTATACGACTCTGCCTACCAAGGGTTCGCTAGTGGTAACTTGGATAACGATGGGTTTGCTGTAAGATTGGCTGTCGACtcgaagaagttgaaaacCCCAATTGTTATCTGTCAATCTTTTGCAAAGAATTGTGGTATGTACGGTGAAAGAGTTGGTGCAATTCACGTCATCCCAGCCGAGAATGATAAGTCGTTGAACAACGCTATAAAGTCGCAATTGAACAAGCTCACCAGGTCGGAAATTTCTAATCCCCCAGCGTACGGAGCCAAGGTTGTTGCAACCATTTTGACCGACTCAGAATTGAGACAGCAATGGGAAGACGACTTGGTCACCATGAGTTCGagaatcaacaaaatgAGAACCAGGTTGAGAGATTTGTTGACAAACCAATACAGCACTCCTGGCAACTGGGATCACATTGTCTCCCAATCAGGTATGTTCTCGTTCACAGGATTGACCCCAGATATGGTGTCCAGATTGGAAAAGAACCACGGAATCTACTTGGTTAGCTCCGGTAGAGCCTCCGTTGCTGGTTTGAATGATGGCAACGTCGAACAGGTCGCTAAGGCTATCGACGAAGTTGTTCGTTTCTACTCCAAGTCCAAGTTATAA
- a CDS encoding 40S ribosomal protein S27 (highly similar to uniprot|P38711 Saccharomyces cerevisiae YHR021C RPS27B Protein component of the small (40S) ribosomal subunit or uniprot|P35997 Saccharomyces cerevisiae YKL156W RPS27A) translates to MVLVQDLLNPSPASEAQKHKLKTLVQQPRSFFMDVKCQGCLNITTVFSHAQTAVTCDSCSTVLCTPSGGKAKLTEGCSFRRK, encoded by the exons ATG GTTTTAGTTCAAGATTTGTTAAACCCATCTCCAGCTTCCGAAGCTCAAAAACATAAATTGAAGACCTTAGTCCAACAACCAAGATCTTTCTTCATGGATGTTAAGTGTCAAGGTTGTTTAAACATCACCACTGTTTTCTCACACGCACAAACTGCTGTCACCTGTGACTCTTGTTCCACCGTTTTATGTACCCCATCCGGTGGTAAGGCCAAGTTAACCGAAGGTTGTTCATTCAGAAGAAAATAG
- a CDS encoding DEHA2E03674p (highly similar to uniprot|P32598 Saccharomyces cerevisiae YER133W GLC7 Catalytic subunit of type 1 serine/threonine protein phosphatase involved in many processes including glycogen metabolism sporulation and mitosis): protein MADHQEADIDSIVDRLLEVRGSRPGKQVTLLEHEIRYLCTKAREIFIQQPILLELEAPIKICGDIHGQYYDLLRLFEYGGFPPEANYLFLGDYVDRGKQSLETICLLLAYKIKYPENFFILRGNHECASINRIYGFYDECKRRYNIKLWKTFTDCFNCLPIAAIIDEKIFTMHGGLSPDLNSMEQIRRVMRPTDIPDVGLLCDLLWSDPDKDITGWSENDRGVSFTFGPDVVSRFLQKHDMDLICRAHQVVEDGYEFFSKRQLVTLFSAPNYCGEFDNAGAMMSVDESLLCSFQILKPADKKPRYPQSNNISNNRPVTPPRKPRRGSK, encoded by the coding sequence atggCAGATCATCAAGAGGCAGACATCGACTCTATCGTCGACAGATTGTTGGAAGTCAGAGGTTCTAGACCAGGAAAACAAGTCACGTTGTTAGAACATGAAATCCGTTACTTATGTACCAAAGCTAGagaaattttcattcaacAACCGATCTTATTGGAATTAGAAGCTCCTATTAAGATCTGTGGTGATATTCACGGACAGTACTATGATTTATTACGACTCTTCGAATATGGGGGGTTCCCACCCGAAGCTAACTATTTGTTTTTGGGTGATTATGTCGATAGAGGAAAGCAATCTTTAGAGACCATTTGCTTGTTATTGGCCTACAAGATCAAGTATCCTGAaaactttttcattttgaGAGGTAACCACGAGTGTGCCTCGATTAACAGAATTTATGGTTTTTACGATGAGTGTAAAAGaagatataatattaagTTGTGGAAAACCTTCACTGATTGTTTCAACTGCTTACCTATTGCAGCtataattgatgaaaagatCTTCACAATGCATGGTGGTTTATCACCagatttgaattctatGGAACAAATTAGAAGAGTTATGAGACCAACCGATATCCCAGATGTAGGGTTATTATGTGACTTATTATGGTCCGATCCCGATAAAGATATCACCGGATGGTCCGAAAATGACAGAGGTGTATCGTTCACATTTGGTCCTGATGTTGTGTCTAGATTTTTACAGAAACACGATATGGATTTAATTTGTAGAGCACATCAAGTCGTTGAAGATGGTTATGAATTCTTCTCCAAGAGACAATTGGTTACCTTATTCTCCGCTCCAAACTACTGTGGTGAATTCGACAATGCCGGTGCGATGATGAGTGTGGACGAGAGTTTATTGTGCTCGTTCCAAATCTTGAAGCCTGCTGACAAGAAGCCAAGATATCCTCAATCAAATAAcatttctaataatagACCGGTGACACCTCCAAGAAAACCAAGAAGAGGGTCGAAATAA
- a CDS encoding DEHA2E03696p (weakly similar to uniprot|P40080 Saccharomyces cerevisiae YER128W) codes for MSAFPNHYHARLVAEKDSKACTLCFKPTTTVLISQNKVDFFYVCPSHLKDEHFSTAIRPDEYKGLETKREELDKKIEDSRKRVERLRPYAWNFLSSMSGSKKGEGTEVDKDKGTEKDKDKEKETYETAKQDLRRLEGELNEINSGISNYKFKDYTLNKDIYRMRTQNYAQSKIRAKKQQEMHKPGFFPSAPQHGVDKVDK; via the coding sequence ATGAGTGCATTCCCTAACCATTACCATGCTAGACTAGTCGCGGAGAAAGACTCCAAAGCATGTACGCTATGTTTTAAGCCAACAACCACGGTTTTAATATCCCAGAACAAGGTCGATTTCTTTTATGTTTGCCCTCTGCATTTGAAAGACGAACATTTTAGCACTGCAATACGGCCGGACGAGTATAAAGGGCTTGAGACCAAGAGAGAAGAACTAGACAAGAAAATCGAAGACAGTCGCAAACGAGTCGAGAGGCTCAGGCCGTATGCATGGAACTTTTTAAGCAGTATGCTGGGCTCCAAGAAGGGCGAAGGGACAGAAGTGGATAAGGACAAGGGTACGGAAAAGGACAAGGACAAGGAAAAAGAGACGTACGAGACTGCAAAGCAAGACTTGAGGCGATTAGAAGGAGAATTAAACGAAATTAATAGTGGCATTAGTAACTATAAATTTAAGGATTACACATTAAACAAAGATATTTATCGTATGCGGACTCAGAACTACGCTCAGTCAAAGATCCGGGCCAAAAAACAGCAGGAAATGCATAAGCCAGGGTTTTTTCCGTCAGCACCGCAACACGGGGTGGATAAGGTGGACAAGTAG
- a CDS encoding DEHA2E03718p (weakly similar to uniprot|P36057 Saccharomyces cerevisiae YKL154W SRP102 Signal recognition particle (SRP) receptor beta subunit) — protein sequence MDYIQVSLITLLLGLVVTLLIFCIQNLETKKGGRSQYSKPTFLIIGPNNSGKTALFFKFISNPDDKYEFTPTVSSIEPNVKDKILPFSNPKLGSKYQIIDYPGHIKYSKLLTKLMNEDITLKNIRGIIYVIDSSSNAINGEAVKLISKQLFTLLSSTEKLPTGIDFLFAVNKQDLFDSKPIHKVKEILELEMTKLIKNELSTKKFQENNENELESEENDNAIREFWSSTMGLQQSFKFELLEGSMDFVGGSVLKNKSDGWENWIDEKVVN from the coding sequence ATGGACTATATTCAAGTGTCATTAATCACTCTATTGTTAGGGTTGGTAGTCACTTTATTGATCTTCTGCATACAAAATTTAGAAACCAAAAAGGGTGGTAGATCACAATATTCGAAACCaacatttttgataatagGACCCAATAATAGTGGTAAAACAGcattatttttcaaatttatcagtAACCCTGATGATAAATACGAATTCACACCTACGGTTTCGTCTATAGAGCCTAATGtcaaagataaaattttgcCTTTCTCAAATCCTAAGTTAGGATCGAAGtatcaaatcattgattACCCAGGCCACATCAAGTACTCGAAGCTTTTAACCAAATTGATGAATGAGGATATTACTTTGAAGAACATTAGAGGTATAATATACGTGATTGACTCATCATCGAATGCTATCAATGGAGAAGCtgttaaattaatatctAAACAATTATTTACCTTACTCAGTTCCACCGAAAAATTACCAACAGGAATTGACTTCTTATTTGCCGTGAATAAACAAGACTTGTTTGATTCCAAGCCAATACATAAGGTCAAAGAAATCCTTGAATTGGAAATGACAAAGCtaatcaaaaatgaattgcTGACCAAGAAGTTCCAAGAAAACAACGAAAATGAGCTTGAAAGTGAAGAGAACGACAATGCTATTAGGGAATTCTGGTCATCTACAATGGGTTTACAGCAATCGTTCAAATTCGAACTCTTAGAAGGAAGCATGGATTTCGTCGGTGGTTCAGTTTTGAAGAACAAGTCCGATGGTTGGGAAAACTGGATTGACGAGAAAGTCGTCAATTGA